From a region of the Pseudomonadaceae bacterium SI-3 genome:
- the pqqE gene encoding pyrroloquinoline quinone biosynthesis protein PqqE: MNGSGSSFAKPGFEPGPPLWLLAELTYRCPLQCPYCSNPLDFARSKDELSTAEWIEVFRQAREMGAAQLGFSGGEPLVRQDLAELIKAARDLGYYTNLITSGIGLTEEKIASFADAGLDHIQISFQAADEEVNNLLAGSKKAFAQKLAMARAVKAHGYPMVLNFVTHRHNIDNIERIIQLCLELEADFVELAICQFYGWAELNRAGLLPSKDQLVRAERITNQWRGKLAAENHPCKLIFVTPDYYEERPKGCMNGWGNLFLDITPDGTALPCHSARQLPISFPNVREQSIEQIWKHSFGFNKFRGFDWMPEPCQSCGEKEKDFGGCRCQAFMLTGDAANADPVCSKSAHHDKILAARTEAEEAPRGLDELTFRNEKASKLILRV, encoded by the coding sequence TTGAACGGTTCTGGATCGAGCTTCGCTAAGCCCGGCTTTGAGCCCGGTCCGCCGCTGTGGCTGCTGGCGGAGCTGACTTATCGTTGCCCGCTGCAATGCCCGTACTGCTCGAACCCGCTGGATTTCGCCCGCAGCAAGGACGAGCTGAGCACTGCCGAGTGGATCGAGGTGTTCCGACAGGCCCGCGAGATGGGCGCGGCGCAACTGGGCTTTTCCGGCGGTGAGCCGCTGGTCCGGCAAGATCTGGCCGAGCTGATCAAAGCGGCGCGAGACCTCGGCTATTACACCAATCTGATCACCTCGGGCATCGGCCTGACCGAAGAGAAGATCGCTTCGTTCGCCGACGCCGGGCTCGACCACATCCAGATCAGCTTTCAGGCCGCCGATGAGGAGGTGAACAACCTGCTCGCCGGCTCGAAGAAGGCTTTCGCGCAGAAGCTCGCCATGGCACGAGCGGTAAAAGCGCATGGCTATCCGATGGTGCTGAACTTCGTTACCCACCGGCACAACATCGACAACATCGAGCGCATCATCCAGCTGTGTCTGGAATTGGAAGCCGACTTCGTGGAGCTCGCCATCTGTCAGTTCTATGGCTGGGCCGAACTCAATCGCGCCGGGCTGCTACCAAGCAAGGATCAGTTGGTGCGTGCCGAGCGCATCACCAACCAGTGGCGCGGCAAACTCGCCGCCGAAAACCATCCCTGCAAGCTGATCTTCGTCACGCCCGATTATTACGAAGAGCGTCCCAAGGGCTGCATGAACGGCTGGGGCAACCTGTTTCTCGACATCACACCGGACGGCACAGCGCTACCTTGTCACAGCGCGCGTCAACTGCCGATCAGCTTCCCTAACGTTCGCGAGCAGAGCATCGAGCAGATCTGGAAGCATTCTTTTGGCTTCAACAAGTTTCGCGGTTTCGATTGGATGCCCGAGCCTTGCCAATCCTGCGGCGAGAAGGAAAAGGACTTCGGCGGCTGCCGCTGCCAGGCTTTCATGCTCACTGGCGATGCGGCCAATGCCGATCCGGTGTGCAGCAAGTCTGCGCACCACGACAAGATTCTTGCCGCCCGCACCGAGGCCGAAGAAGCGCCACGCGGGCTTGATGAGCTGACCTTTCGTAACGAGAAGGCATCGAAGCTGATCCTCAGGGTATAA